In Lycium ferocissimum isolate CSIRO_LF1 chromosome 11, AGI_CSIRO_Lferr_CH_V1, whole genome shotgun sequence, a single genomic region encodes these proteins:
- the LOC132036457 gene encoding uncharacterized protein LOC132036457, with the protein MGDESQSQSLLNNKSKLYARSKSHAYDELRVFRRWLKWMCVDQSDTTSTILSWFVFIMFAIVVPCLSHFLLACADCDARHDRPYDNVVQFSLSAVAALSFICLSGFVKKFGLRRFLFLDKLCDESETVRKGYMAQLNRSVKILFIFVMPCFAAESIYKIWWYSSGGTQIPFLGNVIVSDTVACILELSSWLYRTMVFFLVCVLFRLICYLQILRLQDFAQIFHVDSDVETVLTEHLRIRRHLRIISHRYRRFILLALVFVTASQLASLLMTTRSTADLHIYKSGELALCSVSLLAGLLILLRSAVRITHKAQSVTCLAAKWHVCATIDCFESVEGETPPISQITSNQVFPVSSEEGSSEDVGDEEDELDNTKFVHSYAYSTLSFQKRQALVTYFENNKAGITLYGFMLDRSYLHTIFGMELALILWLLGKTVGAIA; encoded by the exons ATGGGGGACGAAAGCCAAAGCCAATCTTTACTGAACAACAAGAGCAAATTATATGCACGTAGTAAATCACATGCATACGATGAATTACGTGTATTTCGAAGATGGCTTAAGTGGATGTGTGTAGATCAATCAGACACTACATCTACTATTCTATCTTGGTTTGTTTTCATAATGTTTGCAATTGTTGTTCCATGTCTCTCTCATTTCCTATTGGCTTGTGCTGATTGTGATGCAAGACATGATAGACCTTATGACAACGTTGTTCAGTTTTCTCTTAGTGCTGTTGCTGCTCTGTCTTTTATTTGTCTTTCTGGATTTGTCAAGAAATTTGGACTTCGTAGGTTCTTGTTTCTTGATAAACTTTGTGATGAAAGTGAGACTGTCAGAAAAGGTTACATGGCACAGCTCAAT AGATCAGTGAAGATCCTATTCATTTTTGTCATGCCATGTTTCGCTGCTGAAAGCATATACAAAATTTGGTGGTACAGTTCAGGTGGAACTCAAATCCCATTTTTAGGCAATGTCATTGTGAGTGACACTGTCGCGTGCATTCTAGAGCTGAGTTCCTGGCTTTACAGGACGATGGTGTTCTTCCTAGTGTGTGTGCTTTTCCGCTTGATCTGTTACCTTCAGATTCTCCGACTCCAAGATTTTGCTCAGATCTTCCATGTCGATTCTGATGTTGAGACAGTGTTGACAGAGCACCTTAGAATCAGGAGGCACTTACGGATCATTAGTCATAGGTATCGTAGGTTTATCCTGTTGGCATTGGTGTTCGTTACAGCAAGTCAACTTGCTTCCCTACTCATGACCACACGATCAACTGCTGATCTTCATATCTACAAGAGTGGTGAACTTGCG CTATGCTCTGTGAGCCTTCTTGCTGGGCTGTTAATATTGTTGAGAAGTGCAGTAAGGATTACCCATAAGGCACAATCTGTTACATGCTTAGCAGCCAAGTGGCACGTGTGTGCAACAATAGATTGTTTTGAATCAGTTGAGGGTGAAACTCCTCCAATATCTCAAATAACCAGCAACCAAGTTTTCCCTGTGAGTTCCGAAGAAGGATCATCTGAGGATGTTGGAGATGAGGAAGATGAGCTCGACAACACAAAATTTGTCCACTCATATGCGTATAGCACACTTTCATTCCAGAAAAGGCAGGCACTAG TGACATACTTTGAGAACAATAAAGCAGGAATTACTCTATATGGATTTATGCTGGATAGATCCTATCTTCATACCATTTTTGGTATGGAACTAGCACTCATACTCTGGTTGCTTGGGAAAACTGTTGGCGCCATTGCTTGA
- the LOC132036054 gene encoding ethylene-responsive transcription factor 3-like, translated as MRRGRAAAATAAAAPVAGEVNGSGGSKEIRFRGVRKRPWGRFAAEIRDPWKKSRVWLGTFDSAEDAARAYDAAARTLRGPKAKTNFPLPSHQNQFVQTLNNNNNTNNDQFANSQLYPHENHPIISQRPTSSSMSSTVESFSGPRLPATVPLPSRKYPRSPPVVPDDCHSDCDSSSSVVDDGDFANDQDNDNIASSSFRKLLPFDLNLPPPMDDDAYAEDLECTALCL; from the coding sequence ATGCGGCGGGGTAGAGCGGCGGCAGCAACGGCAGCGGCGGCGCCGGTGGCCGGAGAAGTGAACGGATCTGGTGGATCTAAAGAGATAAGGTTTAGAGGAGTTAGAAAAAGGCCATGGGGAAGATTTGCAGCAGAGATAAGAGATCCATGGAAGAAAAGTAGGGTTTGGTTAGGCACATTTGATTCAGCTGAAGATGCAGCACGTGCTTATGATGCAGCAGCACGTACACTTCGTGGACCTAAAGCCAAAACAAATTTCCCTTTACCTTCTCATCAAAATCAGTTTGTTCAAAcacttaataataataataatactaacaACGATCAGTTTGCCAATTCCCAATTATACCCTCATGAAAATCACCCGATTATTTCACAAAGACCTACTTCAAGCAGTATGAGTAGTACGGTGGAATCTTTTAGTGGGCCTCGGTTGCCTGCCACGGTGCCCTTGCCTTCCAGGAAGTATCCACGGTCGCCACCTGTCGTTCCTGATGATTGCCATAGTGATTGTGATTCGTCTTCATCTGTTGTTGATGATGGTGATTTTGCCAACGACCAGGATAACGACAATATAGCTTCGTCGTCGTTTAGAAAACTGTTGCCTTTTGATCTAAATTTACCACCACCGATGGATGATGATGCATATGCTGAGGATCTTGAATGCACAGCACTATGTCTTTGA